A DNA window from Aquarana catesbeiana isolate 2022-GZ linkage group LG01, ASM4218655v1, whole genome shotgun sequence contains the following coding sequences:
- the LOC141128013 gene encoding serine/threonine-protein phosphatase PGAM5, mitochondrial-like, translating to MFLRRVVLAGGAALFAAVAVKHNGEDSIVSAVQWPPALTRSWDPNWDRREPRSRVNLNDLKGNEDLKSKLKKYKARARRTIFLVRHGQYNVAGETDSERLLTPLGCEQANLTGQRLANLGYTYKKITYSTLQRAKETSEIIGQHLQGVTQTGSDLLIEGHPIRPDPSSDWKQDVVYFKDGPRIESAFRSYIHRADYEQKEESYEIIVCHDNVIRYLVCRALQLPPEAWLRMDLNHGSITELVIHHNGYVTLRMLGEAGYMPASKLSC from the exons ATGTTCCTGCGCAGGGTTGTCCTGGCTGGTGGAGCAGCACTTTTTGCTGCAGTGGCTGTGAAGCACAATGGGGAAGACTCAATTGTAAGTGCTGTGCAATGGCCGCCAGCCCTCACCAGGAGCTGGGACCCCAATTGGGACAG acgtgaACCAAGGTCTCGGGTCAATCTAAATGACCTGAAAGGAAATGAGGACTTGAaatccaaactaaaaaaatataaagcaaGGGCCAGACGTACTATCTTCCTTGTTCGCCATGGACAGTACAATGTGGCTGGTGAAACTGACTCTGAAAGACTTCTAACACCACTGG GTTGTGAGCAAGCCAATTTAACTGGTCAGCGCCTTGCTAACTTGGGCTACACATACAAGAAGATTACATACTCTACACTGCAAAGGGCCAAAGAGACCTCAGAAATAATTGGCCAGCATCTTCAGG GTGTGACACAAACTGGTTCTGACTTGCTAATAGAAGGGCATCCCATTAGACCAGATCCAAGTTCTGACTGGAAACAAGATGTTGTG TATTTTAAAGATGGACCACGTATAGAATCTGCTTTTAGAAGCTACATTCACCGTGCTGACTATGAACAGAAAGAAGAAAGCTATGAGATCATAGTTTGCCATGATAATGTTATCCGCTACCTTGTATGCAG ggcTCTTCAGCTGCCTCCTGAAGCTTGGTTACGCATGGATCTAAATCATGGCAGCATTACTGAACTTGTGATACACCACAATGGTTATGTAACTCTAAGAATGCTCGGTGAGGCCGGGTATATGCCTGCTTCAAAACTCAGCTGCTAA